AATAGGATGCGTAATATCATCATTTGGCATAGTGAGTATTGGTATTTGTGTAATAGAGCCTTCTCTATCCTTTAACATACCTGCACGCTCATATAAAGAAGCTAAATCACTATACATATAACCTGGAAAGCCTTTTCTACTAGGAATTTCTCCTTTTGAGGACGAAATTTCTCTAAGAGCCTCACAGTAAGAAGTCATATCCGTTAAAATAACCAAAACATGCATATTATGTTCAAAAGCTAAATATTCTGCAGTTGTAAGAGCACATCTAGGTGTAACAATTCTTTCAACTACTGGATCATTTGCTAGATTTAAAAACATAACAACCTTTTGTAAAACTCCACTTTCTTGAAAGCTTCTTTTAAAGAAGTCTGCAACGTCGTTTTTAACTCCCATAGCAGCAAAAACGATGGCAAAATCTTTATGCTCATCAGAAGAAAGTTGGGCTTGTTTTACAATTTGAACAGCCAATTGATCATGTGGCAAACCATTACCTGAAAAAACAGGTAGCTTCTGTCCACGTATCAGTGTCGTTAATCCATCTATAGCAGAGATTCCTGTCTGTATATAATTTCTTGGATATTTTCTGGAAATTGGATTAATGGGATTTCCATTTACATCCCAGTAAACATTTGCCATAATATCGCCTAATCCATCAATAGGCCTTCCAAGTCCATCCATTGTACGTCCAAGTAACTCTTTTGATAGCCCCATTTCTAAAGCTT
This genomic interval from Firmicutes bacterium HGW-Firmicutes-1 contains the following:
- a CDS encoding V-type ATP synthase subunit B (produces ATP from ADP in the presence of a proton gradient across the membrane; the B subunit is part of the catalytic core of the ATP synthase complex); this encodes MNIEYLGLKEVTGSLVIVQGVKDASYEEMVEITLENGERRAGRVIEIKDDIAVIQVFEGTTGMSSSNTRTRFVGKALEMGLSKELLGRTMDGLGRPIDGLGDIMANVYWDVNGNPINPISRKYPRNYIQTGISAIDGLTTLIRGQKLPVFSGNGLPHDQLAVQIVKQAQLSSDEHKDFAIVFAAMGVKNDVADFFKRSFQESGVLQKVVMFLNLANDPVVERIVTPRCALTTAEYLAFEHNMHVLVILTDMTSYCEALREISSSKGEIPSRKGFPGYMYSDLASLYERAGMLKDREGSITQIPILTMPNDDITHPIPDLTGYITEGQIVLDRGLHQKGVYPPIIVLPSLSRLMKDGIGHGFTRDDHPQIANQLFASYAHVQEVKALASVIGEDELSEMDKRYMTFGRNFEERFVAQTKDENRIMDGTLDIGWELLGLLPREELDRMGEEVLDKYYKPKA